A region of Kwoniella shandongensis chromosome 14, complete sequence DNA encodes the following proteins:
- a CDS encoding T-complex protein 1, beta subunit: MNVFSDEATEERGENARLSSFVGAMALGDLVKSTLGPKGMNKILQSASNNSITVTNDGATILKSIHLDNPAAKILVNISKVQDDEVGDGTTSVCVLASELLREAEKLVTVQKIHPQTVVEGYRIASKAALEALEASAEDNKSDEKKFREDLFNIARTTLSSKVLAQDKDYFANLAVDAVLRLKGSTDLEHIQIIKKVGGKLTDSYLDEGFILDKSIATNSPKRIENAKILIANTSMDTDKIKIFGARVRVDGTGKLAELERAEKEKMKSKVQAIAAHGVTCFVNRQLIYNYPESLLAEAGVMSIEHADFEGVERLALVTGGEIASTFDAPDKVKIGRCDLIEEIMIGEDKLIKFSGVAAGEACTVVLRGATSQMVEEAERSLHDALSVLSQTVKETRVTLGGGCAEMLMSCRVEEAARTVKGKKALAVEGFARALRQMPTILADNGGYDSSDLVTKLRAAHYEGRSDAGLDMDLGEVASMKTLGVTESFKLKKQVVVSSSEAAEMILRVDNILRSAPRRREGQ; this comes from the exons ATGAACGTCTTCTCAGATGAG GCTACCGAAGAGAGGGGCGAAAACGCTCGTCTGTCTTCTTTCGTAGGTGCTATGGCCCTCGGTGATCTCGTCAAATCGACCTTGGGACCCAAAGGAATGAACAAAATCTTGC AATCCGCATCGAACAACTCCATCACCGTCACAAACGACGGTGCTACCATCCTCAAATCGATTCACCTCGACAACCCAGCCGCCAAGatcctcgtcaacatctcAAAAGTccaggacgacgaggtcggTGACGGTACAACCTCCGTGTGTGTCCTTGCGTCAGAGCTGCTGAGGGAAGCGGAGAAACTCGTGACAGTGCAGAAAATCCACCCCCAGACTGTTGTGGAAGGTTACCGAATTGCTTCCAAGGCTGCTCTCGAAGCTCTCGAGGCTTCGGCTGAGGACAACAAAagtgacgagaagaagttcAGGGAGGATCTCTTCAACATCGCTAGGACGACATTGAGCAGCAAAGTGTTGGCGCAGGACAAGGACTATTTCGCCAATCTCGCCGTTGACGCCGTGTTGAGATTGAAGGGTTCGACAGATTTGGAGCACATCCAGATCATCAAGAAGGTCGGTGGAAAGTTGACAGATTCGTATTTggacgaag GATTCATCTTGGACAAGTCAATTGCTACCAACTCACCGAAGCGAATAGAGAACGCCAAAATCTTGATCGCCAATACTT CTATGGACAccgacaagatcaagatcttCGGCGCGAGGGTCCGAGTCGATGGAACAGGAAAGTTGGCAGAGTTGGAACGGgccgagaag GAAAAAATGAAATCCAAAGTCCAAGCCATCGCCGCACATGGCGTTACCTGTTTCGTCAACCGACAACTCATCTACAACTACCCCGAGAGTCTACTCGCCGAAGCCGGTGTCATGTCTATCGAGCATGCCGACTTCGAGGGTGTCGAACGACTGGCCTTGGTCACTGGAGGAGAGATTGCGAGCACTTTCGACGCACCGGACAAGGTGAAGATTGGACGATGTGACCTGATTGAGGAGATTATGATCGGCGAAGACAAG CTCATCAAATTCTCCGGTGTCGCTGCTGGCGAGGCCTGTACAGTGGTGCTCCGTGGTGCGACCTCACAAATGGTCGAAGAAGCCGAACGATCCCTCCACGATGCCCTTTctgttctttctcaaacTGTCAAGGAGACAAGAGTAACCCTTGGAGGTGGTTGCGcggagatgttgatgagttgCAGGGTTGAGGAGGCGGCGAGAACGGTCAAGGGCAAGAAAGCTCTGGCTGTTGAAGGTTTTGCCAGGGCTCTCAGACAGATGCCCACTATCCTCGCGGACAACGGTGGTTACGATTCCAGCGACTTGGTGACCAAGTTGAGGGCCGCGCACTACGAGGGTCGAAGTGATGCTGGTTTGG ACATGGATTTGGGCGAAGTCGCCTCTATGAAGACACTCGGCGTGACAGAGTCATTCAAGCTGAAGAAGCAAGTTGTTGTCAGTTCGAGCGAGGCTGCTGAGATGATCCTTCG AGTGGACAACATCCTCAGAAGTGCTCCCAGACGGAGAGAGGGCCAATGA